ATCACCTACGAGGACATCGGTGGCGTCGACGACGAACTCGAACAGGTCCGTGAAATGATCGAGCTGCCGATGCGCCATCCGGAACTCTTCCAGCAGTTGGGAATCGATCCACCAAAAGGCGTGTTGCTGCATGGGCCGCCGGGAACGGGGAAAACACTCATCGCAAAAGCCGTCGCCAACGAGATAGACGCGTTCTTCACGGATATTTCCGGCCCGGAGATCATGTCTCGATACTACGGTGAGTCGGAAGAACAGCTCCGGTCCGTCTTCGAGGACGCAACGGAAAACGCACCTGCGGTCGTCTTTATCGACGAGATTGACTCTATCGCACCGAAACGCGACGAGACCAGCGGCGACGTCGAGCGCCGGATCGTTGCACAATTACTCTCACTGCTAGACGGTATCGAAGAGCGCGGTGAAGTCGTGGTTATCGGAGCCACCAACCGTCTCAATGCGATCGATCCCGCGCTCCGACGAGGTGGCCGTTTCGACCGAGAAATCGAAGTTGGCATTCCGGATCGAGACGGCCGCGAGGAAATCTTCGAGGTTCACACCCGTGGAATGCCGCTGTCCGAAGAGATCGACCTCAGCGAGTACGCCGTAGATACCCACGGGTTCGTCGGTGCTGACATCGAACAACTCGCCAAGGAAGCAGCGATGCGGGCACTCCGTCGGGTCCGTCCGAATCTCGATCTCGAGGCGGATACGATCGACGCGGCGGCACTCGAAGCGATCCGTATCGAGGACCGTGACTTCCAGCACGCGATGAGCAGCGTCGATCCGTCCGCGCTCCGTGAGGTGTTCGTCGAGGTGCCGGACACTTCCTGGGATGAGGTCGGCGGTCTCGAGACGACGAAAGAGCGACTTCGGGAGACGATCCAGTGGCCTCTCGCGTATTCACCCGTCTTCGACGAACTCCATCTCAGTGCGGCAAACGGCGTCTTGCTGTACGGGCCCCCAGGGACTGGGAAAACGTTGCTGGCCAAAGCCGTCGCGAGCGAAGCCCAGAGCAATTTTATTTCGGTCAAAGGGCCCGAATTGCTCAACAAGTACGTCGGTGAATCCGAAAAAGGAGTCCGAGAGGTGTTCGAGAAGGCTCGCTCGAACGCGCCAACGGTGGTCTTCTTCGACGAGATCGACGCCATCGCTGCCGAACGTGGGAGTGGTGGAGACGCTTCCGGCGTTCAGGAACGCGTGGTATCCCAACTGCTGACGGAACTCGACGGTCTCGAGGAACTCGAAGACGTCGTCGTGATTGCGACCAGCAACCGACCGGACCTCATCGACGACGCACTGTTGCGTCCGGGACGGTTCGACCGTCAGATCCATGTTCCAATACCAGACGAGCAGGCACGTCGCGAAATCTTTGCCGTCCACACGGCACACCGTTCGATCGGCGACGATGTCGAACTTGCCCGTCTCGCCGGTCGGACACAGGGATACGTCGGCGCGGATGTCCAAGCGATCTGTCGGGAGGCCGCGATGGAGGCTGCACGGGAGTACGTCGATGGGGTGACACCGTCGGACGTCGACGACGGTGTCGGAACGATCACAGTGACTGCCGAGCACTTCGATCACGCGATCAAAAGCACGAGCTCGAGTGTCAACCAAGCGATAAAACGTCGATACGAGGAACTCGAGCGGAAGTTCAATTGACGACACACCAGGAGAGCCGCTCGGATTGACCTGCTCTACAGCCTGAGGGCTATGGAATCCGCCATCAGATGTCCGCCAAGCATGATGTTCGAGGTTCCAACCCGTACTCGAGAGGAACCGGCAGCATACCGGAGAAACACTCGTGCCTATGATACTCTTCAACAGATTGAACAATGAGGGCTGATATCTGGTGATATCTATAAAAGAAAAATAGCGCGAGTACCACGGGCCACCGCGCCCGTGGGTGAAGCGCGTCAAAACACGAGCTTTTAACAGGTAGCTAAGCATATCAAAATCCAGTGCAGTCGTCCAAACTCACCCAAACCTTATCGTTCGGACTAGACATCCATACGGGGAGTGGGGACGACCTGCAAACGGGCTGTCTTGAGGCCCGCCGCATCCGCAACGAAGCCAATCGACTCGACCGAGCTGGTTGGGATTGGGACGAGATCAAATCAACTGTTGTCGCCAACGCTGATCACGTCAACAACACCACCCAACTCATCGTTGACAAGGCACTCGGTGAAATCGAAACCAATCACGACAACAAAGATGACGGGTGGGGCGACCCTACCCATACACCGACGAGTCGTACCCGATGGTGATGAACCACGGAGAAGGCTATCGCCTGTTCCCCGAAGACGACGAGACGGTTCGGTTCCGTATCACCGCCACAAGAGGCACGCACGTCAAAGGTGAACTTCGTGGCAACCCCGACCACTTCGACAGACTCCAAATCGCATTCAACGACGAAGAGTGGCGGGTTGGAACCGTTGAAGTCGTTCACAAACACGGTGAGTGGCGACTCCACGTAACAGTCACCCACGAGACTCATCACGTCGCCAGCAAGAACGACGCGGACACAATTGTTGGTGTGGATGTGAACGAGGGCTGTATTGCACTGCTGCAATGAGTCGAAATGGGTCGGTGAAAGACTCCGTGGTGTTTGAGTACCCGTCGGTGAAAGAACAGCGACACGAGTTTTTCACCAAGCGCAAGCGGATGCAGAACACTCCCGTTTGCTGCACTCCAAAACATGGTGTCGTACAAGGCTGCGTGGGAAGGGATTCCCAGCGATGTGGTTGACCCGGAGTACACGAGCCAGCGGTGCCCAAGAACGGAGTGCCAGCACACAGAACGAGCGAACCGACACAGAAAGCGGTTCAAGTGCCAGCAGTGCGAGTTTCAAGACCATTCCGATAGGAAGGCGGCGGTGTGCGTTGTGCAGAATTGGTTTGACGAGCAGTCTGGAAATGTGCCGTCTCTCGAAACCCTTCCACGAGTTCGGACGGTGAGACGGGCGGCATCGGGCGGTGGTGGAGCCGCCGACTCTCACGGACGCCATTCGCGTTCGGATGTTACCTCCGCAGGGGAGGCGTAACCAGAGATGGAAGCGCGAGAGGAATTAAAGACCGTTGCATCAGCAGTGCAGGACTAAACACGGACGCCCCGCGCCACCGTGCGGGGGTACTTCACGCAGATTGCGTAATCGAGAGAAAACGGGAAAACTACCTTTGAGCCATTTGCCCGCAAATGTAGTGCTCCGTCAGGGATTTGAACCCGATGCAAATCCTCGCTTCACTCGGATTTCCGTGCTTCAAATCCCAGAGCGTGCGCTTCCTTCTTCGTTACGCTGTTCCTCAGAAGAGTGCTCCGTCAGGGATTTGAACCCTGGTCATCGGCTCGAAAGGCCGAAATGATTGGCCGGACTACACCAACGGAGCGTGTCTCGTACGCACTCTTTGCTTGCCGAGGGTTAATAAAAAACGTTCCGTTCCACGTCCGTCGTGACACGTGCTGACGCACACAGCGTGTGAGCCCCATCTCGAAACGCTCACACTCACGGTTTCCACCATCTCAGCTGTTCAAAGTGCTGAATTAGTATTCCACCATCCTCCAACTCTTCCCAGGTCTCCGTTAACAATCCACACTCAGTCGGGTTACACCCAATCGATTCACTCCGCTGTCTGATCGAGCGTCCCGTACTCGAGTACCGCCTCGATCGTCGGCGTCACGGCCGTCGCGTCGACGGCGTCGATGCCACTGAGATCAACATCGCGCGCGGCGGGGCCGCCCAGGGCGTAGCAACCGTAGGCGGATTCGTCGACGCGGCCGTGGGAGCCGCTGACCGTCGAGGGGTCGAGCGAGACCATTCCCTCCTCACCGAAGAACAGTTCGCAGGGGTCGAAACCGGGCTTGTCGTGGATGTCCATGTCGGTCGCGTACGGCGGCGCGTTGTCGTGGTCGGTCCACCAGTAGTACTGGAACCAGGCGTCCGGCTCCGCGACGAGGACGAAATCACCCGCGTTCGGGTGGTCGATCCCCCACTCGGCCTTCTCGGCGTCGTCGATGACGGTGGCGACGCCGTCGAGATCGGCGAGCAACTCGCGGGCCGACTCGAGTGCGTCACCGTCCACGCCCGCGTTTCCGTTCGCGCCGTCGTCTGTCCCCGCATCCGCGCCCGCGTCTGCGTCCGTGTCCAGATAGACATGTGCAATCTGATGATCCACCATCGCGAACGCGGCGGAGTTCGGAATGTCGGCGTCACCCTCCGCATCGGTTTCGAGGAGTCCCGCCTCGTGAAGTGCCCGATTCGGGAACACTGGCTGTTCGACGTCGTGGAAGCCGTACTCGCTCAAGAGGTTGACCGCGGTCTCGTCCCAGCGGTCGGTCTCCGAGAGGAAGTCGAGAAAGTCTCCAAGCATCTCGTCGACCGTCTCGAGTTCCGCGTCGAACGCGTCGGAACTCGGCCCGTCGCTCTGACCGACGTAGTCCAGATGGGGAACGTACACCCAGAGCAGGTCGGGATCGAAGCGCTCGACCGCCTCGCGCGCCGCCGAAAGGATCCATTGGCTTCCCTCCTCGTTCGCGCCTGGCCCCCAGTAGTTGTGCAGGGGGAAGTGGGCGTACGCTTCCTGGAGGTCGTCGTAGAACCCATTGGGGTTCGTCCAGCAGTTCATCTCGATCAGGTTGTTGTCCTCGTCCTCGATGGGCGAAGGCGTCACGGCCACGTCGGCGGACGTCCCGATCAGGTGCTGGAAGAACAGGGCACCGGTCGTGAGCCCGGCCTCGCTTGCGGTTTCCCAGATTCGATTCCGGTCCGCGCGATCGCGCTCCCAGAACTCGGCGGCCCGGCGCTCGCGGTCGAACTCACCGCTCGAGACATCGCCGTGCTCGCTCGGCCCAGTCCCGGTCGCGAGGGTCGTCTGCGTTGGCACCGTCAGTGCGGGAAATGGTGGTCGAAGATCCGTCACCCGCTCGTTCGGAAAGAGCGAGTGCAGCGTCGGCGTCCGTTCAGGGTCGATGTGCTGGGGCTGGAGCCCAACGACGTCGAGAACGATGAGTCGGCCTGTGGAGTCGATCGTTTCGGAGTCGAACTCGAGTGCGGTCTGTTCGGTCTGTTCGGTCCGTTCGGTGCTGTCGGTACTGGCCGTGTCGTGGCTTCCGGTGTCGTCAGTCATACCTCGGTATCGCTATGGGTCGCAGCATAGTCGTACAACCAGTGCAACTGCTTCGAGAAATCGTGTTCGTCGACCCCGAGCGGGGCCTTGAAAAACGAGGCGAGGTGGGGCTGGAGACCCCCGTCACCGTATTCGTCGGCATGTGCGATCAGCCGAACCAGATCGAGCACGAGCGGCGCGGCCAGCGCTGAATCTGACCCCTCCCAGGTGAACTGCATCGTCATCTCAGTGTTCAGGAAGCCCTCGAAGTGGATGTAGTCCCAGGCCGTCTTCCAGT
The DNA window shown above is from Natrialba magadii ATCC 43099 and carries:
- a CDS encoding CDC48 family AAA ATPase — protein: MELTVKSLSQKDAGRGLAAVDRAAMTELGIENGDYVFIEGDSGEVAARIWPGYPEDEELGILRIDGRLRKAVGTNIDDTVDVSAADLPAATTLTVTAPETLRVDGDLAPIVKRKLKGRAIDPGQTVHISLALGPGSSISERRIPIQVAESQPGDIAVVVESTELTVKRRPAERAQDHEESSDDQLASASQSESQIQTEPPDITYEDIGGVDDELEQVREMIELPMRHPELFQQLGIDPPKGVLLHGPPGTGKTLIAKAVANEIDAFFTDISGPEIMSRYYGESEEQLRSVFEDATENAPAVVFIDEIDSIAPKRDETSGDVERRIVAQLLSLLDGIEERGEVVVIGATNRLNAIDPALRRGGRFDREIEVGIPDRDGREEIFEVHTRGMPLSEEIDLSEYAVDTHGFVGADIEQLAKEAAMRALRRVRPNLDLEADTIDAAALEAIRIEDRDFQHAMSSVDPSALREVFVEVPDTSWDEVGGLETTKERLRETIQWPLAYSPVFDELHLSAANGVLLYGPPGTGKTLLAKAVASEAQSNFISVKGPELLNKYVGESEKGVREVFEKARSNAPTVVFFDEIDAIAAERGSGGDASGVQERVVSQLLTELDGLEELEDVVVIATSNRPDLIDDALLRPGRFDRQIHVPIPDEQARREIFAVHTAHRSIGDDVELARLAGRTQGYVGADVQAICREAAMEAAREYVDGVTPSDVDDGVGTITVTAEHFDHAIKSTSSSVNQAIKRRYEELERKFN
- a CDS encoding alkaline phosphatase family protein: MTDDTGSHDTASTDSTERTEQTEQTALEFDSETIDSTGRLIVLDVVGLQPQHIDPERTPTLHSLFPNERVTDLRPPFPALTVPTQTTLATGTGPSEHGDVSSGEFDRERRAAEFWERDRADRNRIWETASEAGLTTGALFFQHLIGTSADVAVTPSPIEDEDNNLIEMNCWTNPNGFYDDLQEAYAHFPLHNYWGPGANEEGSQWILSAAREAVERFDPDLLWVYVPHLDYVGQSDGPSSDAFDAELETVDEMLGDFLDFLSETDRWDETAVNLLSEYGFHDVEQPVFPNRALHEAGLLETDAEGDADIPNSAAFAMVDHQIAHVYLDTDADAGADAGTDDGANGNAGVDGDALESARELLADLDGVATVIDDAEKAEWGIDHPNAGDFVLVAEPDAWFQYYWWTDHDNAPPYATDMDIHDKPGFDPCELFFGEEGMVSLDPSTVSGSHGRVDESAYGCYALGGPAARDVDLSGIDAVDATAVTPTIEAVLEYGTLDQTAE
- a CDS encoding transposase, which codes for MVSYKAAWEGIPSDVVDPEYTSQRCPRTECQHTERANRHRKRFKCQQCEFQDHSDRKAAVCVVQNWFDEQSGNVPSLETLPRVRTVRRAASGGGGAADSHGRHSRSDVTSAGEA